The DNA region GCATCATCTCGGGCGGCCAGATCGCCCAGTTCCGTGCCCAGGTGCTCGACAACCTGCCCATCGCGGAGGAGACCACCTTCTCCAGGCTCCACCTCATGCCGACCTGCGGAACGCAGTACTACCGTCGCCAGGACGGCGAGTGGGCTCAGATCTACGCCGAGAACCTGACGACCGATGAGCGCGACCGCGCCCTCGAGGTCGTCGAGCGCGTGGCGAAGAGCCTCGGCTATTGGGAGTCGGAGACCTGGGGTCCGATCCTCGAGGACCGCGGGTCGCAGATCACGTTCTCGGCCCTGGGCCAGGCTGCGCCGGTCGCCGCGAAGGTGGCGTGGGACCCGACCGGCGACAAGAAGAACGCACTGCGCGACGCCGCCCAGGCCGAACTGCCCGACCTCGAGGTGCGCGGCGGTGGCTCGACCTCCGTCGACATCACGCGTCGTGGCATCGACAAGGCCTTCGGGATGAAGCGTCTCGCCGAGATCACCGGTGTTCCGCTCGACGACATGCTCTTCGTCGGCGACCGACTCGACCCGACGGGCAACGACTACCCGGTCAAGGCTCTCGGCGTCGAGTGCGTGGCCGTGCACGGCTGGGAGGACACCGCCGACGTCATCGAGAAGCTCCTCGCCGACGCGTAGCAGTCCGCGGTCCGTCGCTCGCTCGCCAGCTGTGGCCGCATGGACCGCGCCCGCTCGCCAGTTGTGGCCGCCCGGCGCGCTTTCGCGCGACCACAGGTGGCGATCGGATGTACGGATTCGGCGTAGCGGTCGGCGGGGAGTGACCGCGGACACGACTCGATGAGCCGTCCCTACTTCGGCGACGGCTCCAGCGGCACCGGGTCGCGCTTCGGGAGCGCGTCGCGCCAGCTCATGCTGCGCGACGCCTTGACCGCGCAGATGATGAGCAGCATCCAGCCGCTCTCGAACAGGGTGGAACTCTCGGCGAGCGAGACCGCGGCGAGGGCGACGAGGATGAGCGCCGGCCAGACGTAGACGATGCTGCGCTTGTTCGAGGCGAGCAGCCAGGAGCGCACGAGGGCGAGTCCCACGAGGGCGACGAAGGCGAAGAATCCGACCAGGCCGAGCTGGAACCACACGTCGAGGTAGGCGTTGAGGCCGGTCGAGTTGTCGCGACCCGTGGCGAGGTTGATCCAGAGGAACGGCGGGTTGTCGGGCCAGGTGCCCACCCATCCCCATCCCTGCAGGCCGTCCTGGCTCTGGTAGCTCATCATCGACCGCCACAGCCTGTAGCGCACCTCGAACTCGCTGCCGGCGTTCAGGAGCTCGATCACCCGCAGACGGGCGATCCAGATGATCACGCCCAGTACGGCGAGGCCCGTGACCAGGCCGACCTGCCAGATCCAGCGTGACGCGGCGGGCACCCGGCGCAGGCCGAACAGTGCCAGGGTCGCAGCCACGACGACGGCGACGACGCCGATCGCCACCGGGGACCGCGACAACAGGAGGCTCGCAGCGGCGAGCAGCAGCGACCATCGACCGACGCGTCGGGGGATGGAGTTCGTCGCGGTTTCGATGGCGAAGGTGATGAGTGCGATGACGGCGATGAACCCGAGCTGGTTGCGGGTTCCGAACACGCCCTGGATCGGCCCGAGGGTGGCGATGTTGCCGTCGATCCTGAGGAACCTGATGGGCTGGTCGATGAGCACGCCCGAGAGCACCTCGAGGACGAGGGAGATCACGAGCAGGATACGCAACGCGTCGCCGACGGCTCGCACGATCTGGATGGTGTCACGGAGCACCGCGACGTAGAAGCCCAGGAACCCGAATCCCAGCAGGTAGACCAGTCGCATGCCCGTCGCGATCGTCGTGTCCGACCAGAACACCGACAGCACGGCCCAGCCGACGAAGACGACGACCGAGATGGGCAGGGTGCCATGCCACTCGAGATGGGTGCGGCGGTACCAGAGCGACACCAGCGCTGCGGCGATCAGCCCGGCGATGATGCTGAGCAGTCCGGGCCAGCCGATGAGGGAGCGGATGAGCTGGGTGCTGAATGCGGTCAGGAAGATGGCCGTCGTCACGGCCGACGCGAACACGGCCGACCCGAGGAATGCCTGCCCGCCCGCGGGGAGCAGCGACCGACGCTCAGCCACGGCTCACCGCATCCGTCCGACCGGGGCGAGCGCGGGGGCTGCATCCGATGCGTCGATCGCCGTGTACTGGGCCCGCTTCGTGATGATGCAGATGGCGACGACGAGCACCCACCCTCCCTCGTACAGGATGCGGCTCTCGGCGAGGCTCTGGGCGAGCAGTGCGGCCAGGATGAGCAGCGGCAGGAGCGACCGCGCCGTGTAGGGATCGGTGTCTGCGATGCCCGTGCGGGGACGATCGACGGCGGCGAACCAGCTACGCCAGAGCGTCGAGGCGATGAGGGCAGTGAAGATCACGAGCCCGATGATGCCGACCTGCAGCCAGACGTCCAGCCAGGCGTTGTGGGCCTGCAGATAGGTCACGCCCTTGCGCACGGCGAGACCGTCGAACGGCTCCACCCACGGCGCCCAGTAGCCCATCCAGCCCCACCCGGCCACGGGTCGCTGCTGGGCGAGCCCGATCACGGCGTTCCAGATGTCGAAGCGCCCCGTCAGGTCCTCGCTCTTCCCGAAGAGCTTCAGCAGCGCGCCATTCAGGGTGACGAGCAGCACGACGACGGTGACGACGGATGCTGCAGCCGTGATGTACACCGGCCGACGGCGTTCGGCGCCC from Leifsonia sp. Root1293 includes:
- a CDS encoding HAD-IIB family hydrolase, whose protein sequence is MPLPRLVAFDLDDTLAPSKSPVDPRMADLLVRLLAGTEVCIISGGQIAQFRAQVLDNLPIAEETTFSRLHLMPTCGTQYYRRQDGEWAQIYAENLTTDERDRALEVVERVAKSLGYWESETWGPILEDRGSQITFSALGQAAPVAAKVAWDPTGDKKNALRDAAQAELPDLEVRGGGSTSVDITRRGIDKAFGMKRLAEITGVPLDDMLFVGDRLDPTGNDYPVKALGVECVAVHGWEDTADVIEKLLADA